Proteins found in one Candidatus Poribacteria bacterium genomic segment:
- a CDS encoding Gfo/Idh/MocA family oxidoreductase yields the protein MHKCAILGCGGRAHGHADAYRHVRLGKLAAICDMDEGRLASFGERWGVSTRYTSFEEMLDKEKPDLLHIVTPPQLRVSLLTIASDHGVPAILIEKPIAIQGEDYAQLRELDARTRTKICVNHQLHFHPRSLEFQRAVQDGAIGELRFVEASARLNLSGQGTHILELVAAYTVGATPTGVFG from the coding sequence ATGCACAAGTGCGCCATTCTCGGATGCGGAGGCAGAGCCCACGGTCACGCGGACGCCTACCGGCACGTCAGGCTCGGGAAGCTCGCCGCCATCTGCGACATGGACGAGGGCAGGCTGGCGTCGTTCGGCGAGCGCTGGGGTGTCTCGACGCGCTACACGAGCTTCGAGGAGATGCTCGACAAGGAGAAACCGGACCTTCTTCACATCGTGACGCCGCCGCAGTTGCGGGTCAGTCTGCTGACCATTGCCAGCGATCATGGCGTCCCAGCGATTCTCATCGAGAAACCCATCGCCATCCAGGGCGAAGACTACGCGCAACTCCGAGAGCTCGACGCACGGACCCGCACGAAGATCTGCGTTAACCACCAACTCCACTTCCATCCACGATCGCTCGAGTTCCAGCGCGCCGTTCAGGACGGAGCCATCGGCGAGCTCCGCTTCGTCGAGGCGAGCGCACGGCTCAACCTGTCCGGTCAAGGCACTCACATCCTGGAGCTCGTCGCCGCCTACACGGTCGGCGCGACGCCGACGGGCGTCTTCGGCAA